One window of Pseudomonas urmiensis genomic DNA carries:
- a CDS encoding LysR substrate-binding domain-containing protein, with product MSRQLPPLYALRAFEAAARHSSFTRAGEELSITQSAVSRHIRTLEEHFACRLFVRSGRSLQLTEAARVLLPGVRDGFAALERACDTLRGEDDILRMKAPSTLTMRWLLARLSRFRHLQPGNEVQLTSAWMDVDHVDFNQEPFDCAVLLSDGVFPADWEVRRLFSELLIPVGAPELLKEGPWDERRLAGIELLHPTPDKRDWRSWLARMGLSDKVSLKGGQVFDTLELGMIAAARGYGISMGDLLMVAEDVAQGRLSLPWPTAVASGMDYYLVWPRTRPGGERLRRLSGFLQEEAAAMDLPDVQILSAGA from the coding sequence ATGTCCCGTCAGCTTCCTCCGTTGTATGCGCTACGCGCATTTGAGGCCGCAGCCAGGCACAGCTCATTCACCCGTGCGGGCGAAGAGTTGTCGATCACCCAGAGTGCAGTCAGCCGGCATATCCGGACCCTTGAGGAGCACTTCGCCTGTCGCTTGTTCGTGCGCAGCGGCCGTAGCCTGCAACTGACCGAGGCTGCGCGGGTGCTGTTGCCGGGGGTGCGCGATGGCTTTGCCGCCTTGGAGCGAGCCTGCGACACCTTGCGCGGCGAAGATGACATTCTGCGCATGAAAGCCCCCTCGACCTTGACCATGCGCTGGTTACTGGCACGGCTGAGCCGCTTTCGCCACCTGCAGCCGGGTAACGAGGTGCAACTGACCAGTGCCTGGATGGATGTCGATCATGTGGACTTCAATCAGGAGCCATTCGATTGCGCGGTGCTGCTCAGTGACGGCGTCTTCCCTGCGGACTGGGAAGTGCGCCGGCTGTTCTCGGAGCTGCTGATCCCTGTCGGCGCGCCAGAGCTGCTCAAGGAGGGGCCGTGGGATGAGCGGCGCCTGGCCGGTATCGAGCTGCTCCACCCAACCCCGGACAAACGCGACTGGCGCAGCTGGCTGGCGCGCATGGGGCTGAGCGACAAGGTCTCGCTCAAGGGCGGGCAGGTGTTCGATACCCTGGAGCTGGGGATGATTGCCGCGGCGCGTGGCTACGGCATCTCCATGGGCGATTTGCTGATGGTGGCCGAGGATGTGGCGCAGGGGCGGCTAAGCCTGCCGTGGCCGACGGCAGTGGCCAGCGGCATGGATTACTACCTGGTGTGGCCACGGACCCGACCGGGTGGCGAGCGCTTGCGCCGGCTCAGTGGGTTTTTGCAGGAAGAGGCAGCGGCTATGGATCTGCCGGATGTGCAGATCCTATCGGCGGGCGCCTGA
- a CDS encoding NorM family multidrug efflux MATE transporter: protein MHVAPTTELKALLRLAGPLIASQLAHMLMVLTDTLMMARISPQALAGGGLGAASYSFVSIFCLGVIAAVGTLVAIRKGAGDIAGATRLAQAGIWLAWGLALGAALVLWNLGPVLLMFGQQPANVDAAMQFLTLLPLALPSYLTFMALRGFTSALGRSTPVMVISLVGTVLNYLFNHALIEGMFGLPKLGLMGIGMVTALVSLGMAIALALYIRWHSFYAAYPLRKGLSRPSLPALRELWRLGLPIGGTYMVEVGLFAFAALCMGVLGSTELAAHQIALQIVSTAFMVPTGLSYAVTMRVGLYFGAGNLLAARSAGRVGIGFGALLMFGFAALFWLLPQELVGLFINRDDPAFAGIFQLAVSLVMVAAWFELFDGVQTIAMGSIRGLKDAKTTFLIGLCCYWLVGAPAAWLFAFNLSGGAVGIWWGLALGLACASVALTFGFEWRMKRLMRKAGIGGKAAVSA from the coding sequence ATGCATGTCGCGCCCACCACTGAACTCAAGGCTTTGCTGCGCCTGGCCGGGCCGCTGATCGCCTCGCAGTTGGCGCACATGCTGATGGTGCTCACCGACACCCTGATGATGGCCCGCATCAGCCCGCAGGCCCTCGCCGGTGGCGGCCTGGGTGCGGCGAGCTATTCGTTCGTGTCGATTTTCTGCCTGGGGGTGATCGCCGCAGTCGGCACCCTGGTGGCGATTCGCAAGGGCGCAGGCGACATTGCCGGCGCCACGCGCCTGGCCCAAGCCGGTATCTGGCTGGCCTGGGGCCTGGCGTTGGGCGCAGCGCTGGTGCTGTGGAACCTGGGGCCGGTGTTGCTGATGTTTGGCCAGCAGCCGGCCAACGTCGATGCCGCCATGCAGTTTCTCACCCTGCTGCCGCTGGCCCTGCCCAGCTACCTGACATTCATGGCCCTGCGCGGCTTTACCAGCGCCTTGGGCCGCTCGACCCCGGTGATGGTCATCAGCCTGGTCGGCACGGTGCTCAACTACCTGTTCAACCATGCCTTGATCGAGGGCATGTTCGGCCTGCCCAAGCTCGGTTTGATGGGCATCGGCATGGTGACCGCCCTGGTTTCGCTGGGCATGGCCATCGCCCTGGCCTTGTATATCCGCTGGCACTCGTTCTATGCCGCCTACCCGCTGCGCAAGGGCCTGTCGCGGCCGTCGTTGCCAGCACTGCGCGAGCTGTGGCGCCTGGGCCTGCCGATTGGTGGCACGTACATGGTCGAGGTCGGCTTGTTCGCTTTCGCCGCGTTGTGCATGGGCGTGCTGGGCAGTACCGAGCTGGCCGCGCACCAGATTGCCCTGCAGATCGTGTCTACCGCGTTCATGGTGCCGACCGGTTTGTCCTATGCGGTGACCATGCGTGTGGGGCTGTACTTCGGCGCCGGTAATCTGCTTGCCGCGCGCAGTGCCGGGCGGGTGGGCATCGGCTTTGGCGCACTGCTGATGTTCGGCTTTGCTGCGCTGTTCTGGCTGTTGCCGCAAGAGCTGGTGGGGCTGTTCATCAACCGTGATGATCCAGCGTTTGCCGGGATCTTCCAGCTGGCGGTGAGCCTGGTGATGGTGGCGGCCTGGTTTGAATTGTTCGATGGCGTGCAGACCATCGCCATGGGTTCGATTCGCGGGCTGAAAGACGCCAAGACCACGTTCCTGATTGGCCTGTGCTGTTACTGGCTGGTAGGTGCGCCGGCGGCCTGGCTGTTTGCCTTCAATCTGAGCGGCGGGGCGGTAGGGATCTGGTGGGGGCTGGCGTTGGGGCTGGCCTGTGCTTCGGTGGCGCTGACGTTTGGTTTCGAGTGGCGGATGAAGCGGTTGATGCGCAAGGCTGGGATTGGCGGTAAGGCGGCGGTTTCGGCTTGA
- a CDS encoding putative bifunctional diguanylate cyclase/phosphodiesterase has protein sequence MSTPVEPLRLLLLADEPEWAACLRDCLKPLAGSAVLLTAPNWEAVDSLFAHDRQAVVLATPALLPSPGRCDLPTILLLEHEPEAPPAGVSDWLVQAQLTCDTLRRSLRHVRERGVLVATLQRLAEQDPLTGIANRQGFQALLTTRLAENDGRGVALGHLDLDNFRHVNDALGHQGGDRLILQVVTRLKHQLDAGDQLARLGSDEFALLIDTRRDANRAEWVAERIVEALAEPYWIDGESLLVGCSLGLAHARAQGGADPLMWHAHIAMRQAKSSQGCTFHVFNERINRNARSLADLEGELRRALRRDELELHYQPRLNLADGRIVGLEALVRWNHPERGLLAPSEFVPLAEQSGLIVPLGYWVISRALRDMQALREHGLQPLHMAVNLSFRQFQDSQLLATLSRLIIEHGVDARWLEFELTETAVMRRNELVRQTMDALGRLGVRFSLDDFGTGFSSFVHLNSLPITLLKVDRSFVGGMEMREENRKLVHAMINLAHNLNLEVVAEGVESEEQMALLRGFGCDQVQGFLVSRPLPVGELIEYLTRTPAAGICAV, from the coding sequence TTGTCCACGCCTGTCGAACCCTTGCGTTTGCTGCTGTTGGCCGATGAGCCGGAATGGGCCGCCTGTTTGCGCGACTGCTTGAAGCCACTGGCGGGCAGCGCGGTACTGTTGACCGCACCGAACTGGGAGGCCGTCGACAGCCTGTTTGCCCACGACCGCCAGGCTGTGGTGCTGGCCACCCCGGCCTTGCTGCCCAGCCCTGGCCGCTGCGACCTACCGACCATCCTGTTGCTGGAGCATGAGCCCGAGGCGCCCCCCGCCGGGGTCAGCGACTGGTTGGTGCAGGCCCAGTTGACCTGCGACACCCTACGCCGCTCGCTGCGCCATGTGCGTGAACGGGGCGTATTGGTGGCCACCTTGCAGCGCCTGGCCGAGCAAGACCCACTGACCGGTATCGCCAACCGCCAGGGCTTTCAGGCCCTGTTGACTACCCGCCTGGCCGAGAACGACGGCCGCGGCGTGGCCCTCGGTCATCTCGATCTGGACAACTTCCGCCACGTCAACGACGCCTTGGGCCACCAGGGCGGCGATCGGCTGATCCTGCAAGTGGTTACCCGCCTCAAGCATCAGCTGGATGCCGGCGACCAGCTGGCCCGCCTGGGTAGCGACGAGTTTGCCCTGTTGATCGACACCCGCCGCGATGCCAATCGCGCCGAGTGGGTCGCCGAACGCATCGTCGAAGCCCTCGCCGAGCCGTATTGGATCGATGGAGAAAGCCTGCTGGTTGGCTGTAGCCTGGGCCTGGCCCACGCCCGCGCCCAAGGGGGCGCCGACCCGCTGATGTGGCACGCGCACATCGCCATGCGCCAGGCCAAGAGCAGCCAAGGCTGCACCTTCCATGTGTTCAACGAGCGGATCAACCGCAACGCCCGCAGCCTTGCCGACCTTGAGGGCGAGCTGCGCCGCGCCTTGCGCCGCGATGAGCTGGAGCTGCATTACCAGCCGCGACTCAATCTTGCCGATGGCCGTATCGTTGGCCTTGAGGCGCTGGTGCGCTGGAATCACCCGGAGCGCGGTTTGCTGGCACCCAGCGAGTTCGTGCCGTTGGCCGAACAGAGCGGGCTGATCGTGCCGTTGGGTTACTGGGTCATCTCGCGTGCCCTGCGTGACATGCAGGCGCTGCGCGAACACGGCCTGCAACCACTGCACATGGCAGTCAACCTGAGCTTCCGCCAGTTCCAGGACAGCCAGCTGCTGGCGACCCTGAGCCGGCTGATCATCGAGCATGGCGTCGATGCGCGCTGGTTGGAGTTCGAGCTGACCGAAACGGCGGTGATGCGCCGCAATGAGCTGGTGCGCCAGACCATGGATGCGCTGGGCCGGCTTGGCGTGCGCTTCTCGCTGGATGACTTCGGCACTGGGTTCTCTTCGTTCGTCCACCTCAACAGCTTGCCGATCACCCTGCTCAAGGTCGATCGCAGCTTTGTCGGTGGCATGGAAATGCGCGAGGAGAACCGCAAGTTGGTGCACGCGATGATCAACCTGGCGCATAACCTCAACCTGGAGGTCGTGGCCGAAGGGGTCGAGAGTGAGGAGCAGATGGCGTTACTGCGCGGTTTTGGTTGCGATCAGGTGCAAGGGTTCCTGGTCAGCAGGCCGTTGCCGGTGGGAGAGTTGATCGAGTATCTGACACGCACGCCAGCAGCGGGTATCTGTGCTGTCTGA